The Solanum pennellii chromosome 7, SPENNV200 DNA segment AGGAGGGATGCAGGGAACCAAAAGAAGAGCCTAGTGTGGTGGTGGAAGGTTCCAATACATCTTGTCAAGTATTGTGCTGCTTTTAGAGTTAGCCCTGTGTGGACATTttctgctgctgctgctgctatTATGGCTTTCGTTATTTTGGTTCGTAGGTTATCTAAGATGAAGAAAAACACCAAGGCATTGAAGCTCAAACTAACTGTGGATGACAAGAATGTATCTCAGTTCACAAACCGTGCTGCACGCCTTAACGAAGCATTCTCTATTGTGAAGCGGGTTCCTCTCATTCGGCCACAGTTGCCAGCTGCTGGAGACACAGTGTGGCCTCTGATGACTTTGAGATAGGCTGTAATATTTCCCCATGACACAGTGTGGCCTCTGATGACTTTGAGATAGGCTGTAATATTTCCCCATTTGATATGTTGTGTCGCTTCTGCGATTGTATAATCTACTATGTTTACTGCTGTTGTTTGATCTCAAACCTATGTATATTCACTGGCCAAAGAAATTGCTGGCTTATGCTTCTTTATATAGAAAGCTGCTGTTTGATCTCAAAGGTGGTTTTGCTTGTGCCTTAAATCTGGTAAAATTTCCCAATTTCTATTCCAAGATTTGTTTTTTATGAGGTTAATCATGTTTAGATTGCTTAATCCATTACACAATTAGAAATGTTGGATTCAAAATTCGATCTTTATTGAATTTCTTAGTACTTTgtacatatatatctatatttctGTGTTAAAAATGTCAAGGTGGGAACCATTAAGTCTTAGGATCAAATCCCAGTagtgacaaaaaaatattaggtGATTTCTTCTGATATATCCTATTCTTGGTGTAGAGTTACTAGGTACCTGTTGTTGTTGGGAGGTGGCACGGTCTGAAGAGGGCagagtgtacgcagaccttCCTTCTACCTTTGCTGGGTAAAGATGTTGGTTTCTAATAGACCCTTCACTACAAAGAAATGTAACTGATGcaagaaattaagaaataaacaGAGACGACAAAATAGCAAATGTACAAAACAAGTGTAACAACATATATTAACACATCGAAGAAAAATAAACCATGTGACACATAAATTATACTACTAGAAGTACGATAACACTTGATTATCTACTTAACCTTCTACCCTTATCTTTGACTTACATATCTAACCTTCTATCCTAATCCCTCGACCTACATATCTAACTATCTAAGGTCATGTCCTCAATCAGCTGAAGTTGTGTCATGTCCTATCAATCACCTCTCCAACCTCTACCTCTCCTAGCTCCTGTTACAGTCAATCTATCACATCTCCTCATTGTTGCATCCTAGCACTTCCTCTTCACATATTCAAACCATCTTAGTCTTACTTTCCTCACTTTATACGCTACGAAGGTAATATCACATAAATGAGGATGGGTAAGTACTTCAATTCTTTCCATTATTGATGGATCTTGGAACCATCAACATATCACATGTAATTTGTAGTTTTACCAAAATTAAAAGTTGGTGGAACTAAGGTACCGTTAAAGTTGAATTGTTGTCTTTGGTTATAATTCAGAAGATAATTGAAGTTGGCATTATTCTCAGCTTTCTAAACTTCACAGTTGAATAGGAAGAAAAGGGTTTTTTCTTCTAGCGGGGGATAATTGTTTTGCATTCATGTAATTTGAAATTCTGAAAACAGCCTATATACCTTCGAAGGTAGGGGTACAGTTGAATACCCTCCAGACCCCATTTATGGGATTACACGACGTATGTTGTTGTATTCTAGATTATTCTTTCACAGTGTAATTGTTATGTTATCTGTAGtcctttctttgtttttgtctaGCTCAGAgaacttagcatattcatttctCAGGTTAACCTCGGTATCATCTTACTATTTCTCTGCTGCCATCTTAAATTTATTCTCTCTCTCTAAATAATCTAGTATAGCCCGGACCCAGGATTATTAGTGTTGTAGTCTGCAATTTCTCCGACGAAGCATGATTCCTTTGGAATGGAGAGTATGATCTCATATTAGTTGATCTAATAAACGAactctctattttctttttgattgaCTATTCTACTTTACGGAGGGCCAGCATCCAACGACCTGCCATAGCACTGATCACTTAAGCACTTGACGTCATAAAAGCAATAAGAAGAGCAGGGTTAAGGATCACTCATGTCACCTGTaagtttcttccttttttttttcctgctAAATGTTGGTGCCATCATCCACAGTCATGGAATGGAATGCTGCCTAGTAACAATGCTCAATCCACTAGCAAAAGAATTTCAGGTAACTATGCTACAAACTTTTGTGAAGTTAAACACAATCTTGGTGTGATGCAGATAAATCCTTTTGAGTcatcaagaaaatgaaaaggggACTTGGTAGTGCTGAGCACCAAACGCTCAATACAGTCCAACGTCCATATAATATGACTAATGATATTTTGGCTTTTTATTTGGAAGTATAAGTTTTCTTTCAAATGAAGATACTTGTGCTTTTCCTAATATCACATGAAGTGTAATCTAATGTGTCTTCCCTTTGCCTGCAACTGTATAGGCCATACTTGCTCTATATATTTGTGTATGTAGTTACTTCATGTAGACAAGACAACTAGTTTGGAATTGAGGCATAATTGGTTGATCTGTTGATGTAATTTGCATTTGGaactttctttttttccaaTGTACAGAGTTGTTATTGTCTCTATTTCCTCTACCTAGGTCCCCTAGCTCAATTGATAAAATtctaaaagatatataattcTGCATGATAAATTATTGAAACCTATTGGATTTTTCATCTCATTCACTATTCATTGCTGCTTTATTTGACAGATTACTCATATcgaaatgataaaatgaattcAAGGGCGTGTTTACTATGATGAACTTGTAATTCCTACCATTGAGAACACTGCATATGAAAGCATGTAGAGAACTCACAGAATCTCTTACTGAAGCCATATGCCTCTCGCTCTTCTAAAAGTCACACCCTTCCTTTGTGTATCGCACTTGTTTCTGTTCTGAGTTCTgctttaactttgtttttagaTGCTTTTTGGGAATTTTTTTAAGTATGTTAATTTCATTCCTGTTTTTAGTTTGGCTGTGATCACTATAACATCAAGGCTTACAGTTCCCCTTTTGACAAATTAGCAAAATACATGTATAATTATCACTTGTTCAATCTCCCAATATTATCATCAGAAAATCTGGTCGCTGTCTGTGGTTCCTATTCACTGCTGAAGTTGTAACAGTACATGGAAGAAATTAGACTGGTTTGGCTTAATAAAATATTCGTAAAGCATTGATTGCAGTAGATATCCTGCCCCCCTATAAGAAGAGGAAAATTTATAGAATAGTTCTTATTTATAGAGCTGTTGTAACAATACATGGAAGAAAATGGCTTAGGTTCCttcatacatttttattttgggTTCAGTTCCCAAAAAGGGGTTGGCCATTAAGCGAACGGCTGGTTTAGTTTAACAAGTTATGTCAAGCTATTAAGATTGGCTGCAGAACTTACTCTACCTTAAAAGATAGGAAGAGAAgtcataaattcattttttttccttcatctTTGGAAGCTTACGGTGGATAAGCAGTGGGAACACTTTCAGCATGATGACGCTTGTACTTTCCACTAGATTAGTCTTTTATCTGctctaacaattttttttttctgacaTGCCCGTTGTATCTGCATGACTGGTAACTGAAGTGTAAATCGATATTGTTTTggcaacaaaatataaactaaactaattgcATGGGCAAAGAGATGTTTACCTTGCACGAAGAGCTCAGACCTACTATCTCTTCCCTTGAGGACCACTTCGGGTTAGTAAGAGAAATCTTGATCTAGTTTCAAATTCCTTTGTCTTCAATGGAAACTCTAGATGTTCTCTTTATTAGCTTCAGCGTAATGTGTATCTATAAGTCAACCAGTTTTCTGCCTTTAGCATTGATCTGGCACTGGCTTTCATATCCTTGCCATACAGGTTAGTTACTAACcaacaaaaaatggttttcgcaataatttttttcttagaatTGAAGTGCTATCATTTGTAGTAAAGAGAATTAGTCCACTCCCATGATAATCCTACTTTTGAAGTTCCAAACATAGTTCAATATGTATGCTAATCAGCTCTCTTAATTACAACAAATGGTCTGGGGTTCACTACAGAAGTCTAGAAGTAAACAATTAGCCCATAACACATACCAAAATATACTAGGCACATCTGATGCTAGGAACCAAGAAAAACATTATTCCCTCCTCTCTGTCTTTCGTGGATGAGTCTGGAGTTATGTAGGAGAAGTTCTTGATCATCACTAATGTACAAAAACGAAGCACCTTTAGCTATATATATGGTTTTCCTTCCAGTTATAAAAAATGGTTTTCCTTAAATGATAACAGCTACTACTACAAGTGTAAGGAGGACATTCCGTACAAAAATACTCGTCACTACAGTTCTATTATTATTCACTCCATCGTGTAATCAAATTTGGGTTTTAAGAGTAAACTTGATAGGTTATATTTTAAACAGAGAATAGAGAAGTCTTGCAGTAAGGTGACAGTTAGCTTAAAAGTAGTCAAGCTAGTGATATGCTTGAAGGACATTAAGAATGGCaaatatatcagataatataaATTCTTTGTGCTGCCTTTTTAAAATCTTGCCTCCTTTGTGATGTTCTTTCAGGTGCAACAAGACCTGGAAAATGGTATTGCTGGTGCTGTGTGTATCCCGTATGATGCTGCTGGGAAAATGGAGATAATTGTGTCTTTGGTCACTAATGTTGAGGCAATGATTAAAGCTGACCGCAAGATCACTGCCTTGAAAGAGTTACAGGTGAGGACAGTTGTGATTAAATTTCTCCTAGGCCTCAAATAGATGTAAATATAATATGGTTTCATCTGATAGTTACATACAATCAGTGCTTTACTTCATATTCTAATACTCCTCGTATTTGGCAAACTGGGTTCCAGAGCAATGCGTTAGAGAGACTTGTTTTTGACGATATACCTGCAGCTCTTCAGAAATGAACTGCTTTAGGCATCAAGGTTTCTTTCATCTTTCCCTTGTTTCCGTACACTGCATTCCTCATTTTAGTAATCTCTAGTTCACTAGTTGTATCCAAATTTTGTTGCAAATGAAAACAATTGTTATCATCAATAATAGCTCTATTTCTTCTTGAAAGGCTCCATCGTGCTGCATGGTTTAAATGGTTTCTTCTTCTACATTATCATAACGGAGGTGTCCATCTACCTGTCAGATtaactagtttttttttgtctcaGGTGTACATATACTGAAGTGGCAGCAGAATTGCACAGAGACTTTTGTTTGGTTGCACAAAACATGGAgtcatttgaaaatatttctcTGGATTTTTCGATGCAACAGTGGGGTAAATTTCTACCTTTTAGTGGGTTTTCATAATTTGGTccttttttcatttgaaattacAGCGTCGTTAGGTAGATTATCCATCAGAGATCTATCAAGAAGCGACAGCAGACAGCAGGTAACATCCTGTTCATTTTGTATGAAAACAACTTACAAAATGTGAGATTTCTCGCTTTCTCAGTGATAAATCTCTATTAGACCAAGAAACGGACATCCTCCAGATAAGCACGGGTTCTGGACAGTTAGATCATTTTCGGAGATCTAACTATGAGACGTGTCATTCTGTAAACATTTTCCATGTATGGTGCAGTATTTTGACATAATAAAAGAACGTTGTGAGTTGATCGATCATTTCTCTAGTGAAAAGAAGTAGAGCTAATCGAGTCTTATACTGCAGCTCTTATGTTCTTTCTGTGTGTTACGATTTAGAATTTGTGTCAATCAGTCTCCTTTTTCTTGTTGAATTGAGATGGTATTAAGTTTTATCTTATGAAAACAATTCCTTTGAGATTGGTGCTTTCATAGTTCCATTTCTACTATAATGAGGTGATTTGCATGTTTTCTATCCATCTTATCTTACAGCAGATGGAATATAAACTCGCGAAAAAGCAGTGAACACTTTGTTGAGGTACGACACTTCTACTCTTGCTCTACTAACAGCAGATCTCGATTGACTTCTCGATAGGTTTTGTATGTTTAGCATATCAGTTCACTCTGAagaatttatgatttatatCTGTTTGAGCAAGgatctatttttaatttgtatatcgTAGTTTGCCTGATTTACTTATTATCAAAGTTCACTTTCTCGAGATTGCAATCCCTGTCGAGACGAGAAGGAATGAATAAGAAAGCAAAGGAATcctatgatattatattaacaagagacaaatttttatttttgttttttttttttaaaaaaaaaaacttacaaaaaaaaggtgaaaagaAATTGCAACATCTTGTGTGGTATACAAAATATTGGACAAATAAAAGTCTTTTTCTAACTATTatcctttcatttttttttctagtttttcaatCATAATCAGCTCCACTTATTATTTCCCCTCTCATACTGCAACAACTGGTAAGTTATAAGTCAACAGACAGAAActtatcaatgaaaaatattacttaatttttatttgttttaaatgaaatgatttaagttatatatacactgtgcaaagattttttttacatttttaattaaattttgatatgtGATCAAGTAATATTTTTCGAGTTGCAAGTATTTACCTAATAATTGACATATTGtgtaaaaaaatgtttatataCTCTTAGTATGGGTTTATTACATGTTCTCAGAAGTGCAAATTGATAATTTATGcgacatatttttattttttaatatgactCAAATATATTAAGACAATTTATATCCATGCAACTGTTTACAACTTGTTTTAGGCATTTAAAAaggaatttaaatttcattattagAGAGTAGAGTACCTTCATATAtttgattcaaaaatataacacaagatataatttgttttaaaatataacactagataaaaataatttattttcaataataaaagaGCAAATATGACTCTTTTTTAATCCTAGTATATTTTAAGATCTAGAAAGCTACAAGTCCTAGAAACACTATGATTTGAAGTGTGTGGGAAAAAGTATAAGGATCCCAAGAAAATGAcagtgaaaaaaatgaaaatcttttggaacattaaaaatgaaaagaaataataatataaaatatctaaGAAAAAGTGGGGCCCATTATGTTTATAATTGAGACTTTATGGCTGAATATGAATCAAACATTCAATCATTTTAGCAAAAAAGGATTCTTTTTAATATCTTCATGATTTGATTAGTCCATCTTAGGAATAACTCTGCAGACTTTAAACACCCCACAAATTGAGGGGTCTAATCTCATCCCATCAACAAGTTTTCGACTCGGTGTTCTGTATTCGACTAAAGCTAAATTCATGTTGAGAAGTTTCATATTAAAGAATGATGTGTTTTCTAACAAAAACGATTTTATATTGATAGATAGATATGTATCGATCACTCTATCACAATCTTGattagtttttatttctttttgaaagAAGCACAAGCAAAtagtatttcaatttctttggcAAGTGAATACAACTAAGTCATTGACTTTGCTTTTATCTCTTTCTCTGTTTTCTTTTTACTCTTATGTTCGTTATTTAAAATTCACTAGCTTGATTAATTCGAATGTTGTTATCACAAGTTTCTTCATTCTCAAACCTCGAAATTAAGTTACAAAGCTTCTTTAAATCTCTTTTATTGTATGAGCGGAAGGAGAAGGAAAAACTACGCTCACAATGAAATTTGAACTTTCTATCTCGTAAGTGAAAGGAAAAGAATTCACCAAGTGCGCTAGTCTTCAACTCTgatataatattcattttaaCAGTGAAGTAATAAAACTATTTTCTCGTACATAACACTAAACTTTAGTGTTAAACTAAATCGAATAAAATTTGATCACTTTAATAAGataaatatgtgattttattattatagtgGATAAAGTTGAATTCATCACCCCCaccccatattttttttttcttcaaatattctcTTTAACCCTTTAACTCCCCAAAATCCTACATTCTTGAAGCATATTTATGGTGCATGATGACTTTGATTAGTGAATCCAAGTATCTTAAtccattaaaatatttaataatcataGAATCATTAACACTTTTTTCTAagtgtatatgtgcatatatgCTCATAAGATAATGCAGAATATGAATTTGATCCTACCATTACacacttttttaattgtaataATCACTCATCACTTATTCCCACtctttgtgtatatatatatattggcaaAAAGAATACGAATTTGATACCTCCACCATTACTAGCATATATTTAAGTTCTCGTTTTGTCGTAAACTCTGaagtttaaacttgaaaattcgTATTTTTTATGATCAAACACTAGTTATTATGCTATATTCTTAAAATGACAACACCCTTTACTCtattatttttggataaaaGTCATAAAAACACCacaaaaagattgaatcttttttCATGCAACACTAAAAATTgtgtaaaatagaaaataagatAATTTGTAAAATAGCCTTATAAGCTCAAATGACTAAGTATTGTTTTGGTTTGAATTTCAACTTTAAGGGAATTACGATAATTTAATTCTTGAATCCGTCTTTTTTTTATGGCTTTTAACTTTTTCATTTGCCTAAACCACGACGCACTAATGAATCTCATTGAGTTTAACCGCGATTCATGAGCTCGTGGTTAGGTTAAATACGAGTCCATGACGATAAACGTGATTGGTTGAAACTCAAACTCTTATAATGTGGTGACTCTACACATAGGTTTTTGGTACACTTCTTTAGACTATATTTCtcgaaaataatatttctaccTCACGGGCTCACGGGTAAGATCTACATACACTCTACCTGACCAAACCCGACTTAGTGAAATTTCTCTAAacatgttattattgttttgtgTTCACACTATGAAATTGCGTAATTTTACTAAAGGAATCATCGAAAAAGTAGGATGAAAATGAAGACGAAAGAGATATGGAACAAAAGTTGTTTATTTCAGTTTTCTTCGTTTTAATCTGTTTCTGAAACAATGGATGAAAAAGGGAGATCAAATTATACAGTTGAAACTAAGATCTCTACCTTTTTGTTGCTGAAATTCTTCTCCTTCTCACAGCAGCAGCACAAATCACTGAAAAattcactttcaagaagaaGACCCTGAAACTCTCGGAGAACTCACCGGAAACAGAGGCAAAAGCTGTGGTTCAGAGTCTCTCGGTGTTCTTCTTGGTGAAGGATGCAAATAAAACTTCTTCTCAGCAATAGCTTTATCTTCTTCAGATAGATTCGTTAATGGCGATGATTTATTAAATGGGTCTTCATTCAATGGCGTAACAGGGCTTAAAGCAAGTGAAGGGAAATCTAGAATACTCGGTGAGAGAATCTCCGGTTTGTTCCGAGGAGAAAAACTCGAATTCTGAGGATGAATTCCAGGAATCAAAGGGCTAATCATAAACCCATTTTTCAAACTGTTTCTCCTCTCGTAAAGCTTGAACCCAGGTTTCTTCGGTGCTGTTCGAATTGGGGGAATTG contains these protein-coding regions:
- the LOC107024341 gene encoding VQ motif-containing protein 4-like; this translates as MEINSRIQDRENPSSINSPRSNGTSPTSNSNGSVIQNPTPPLTPKTISRSETTNPYPTTFVQADTSSFKQVVQMLTGSSETTGKQASASDPSSSTNSNSAKSSIPPIRTAPKKPGFKLYERRNSLKNGFMISPLIPGIHPQNSSFSPRNKPEILSPSILDFPSLALSPVTPLNEDPFNKSSPLTNLSEEDKAIAEKKFYLHPSPRRTPRDSEPQLLPLFPVSSPRVSGSSS